A window of bacterium genomic DNA:
AGGACCGGTCCCTGCAGCATCATGATCACGAACAGGAACAGGACCATGATGGCGCCTGCGTAGATCAGAACCTGCAGGATCGCCAGGAAGGGGGCCGACAGCAGCGCGAAGATACCCGCGGCGTTGATGAAGCTGAAGATCAACCAGACCGCGGCGGTCACGGCGTTGCGGCTGGCGACGGTCATCACGGCCGCCCCGAGCATCAGCGCCGCGAAAAGGTAGAACAGATAAATCTCCACGTCCTCTTGCCTCCCGAAACGTCAGAGAGTCCCGCGGGTCTCGTCGTTGAGCAGAAAATCCTTGTCCACGAAGAATTTCTCCCTGGCGTCGGCCACGATCTCGTAGATGCCGGTGTCCATGCGGATGGCATCGCAGGGACAGGCCTCCTCGCAGAGCCCGCAGTACACGCAGCGCAACAGGTCGATGTCGAATCTCTCCGGGTATTTCTCGATGGTCGGATCCGGATGCTCCGCGGCCGTGATGTGGATGCAGTCGGCGGGACAGGCGGTGCTGCACATCATGCAGGCCACGCAGCGCGGCGAGCCGTCGTCCCGCTTCATCAGACGATGGCGTCCGCGGAAACGGTCGCTGTACCGGGGCTTCTCTTCCGGGTACTGGACCGTGGGCATGTCCTTCATGGCGAAGATGTTGCGCAGCAGATGCCTGATGGTGATCAAGAGTCCGCGCAGCACCTCCCCCACGTAGACGCGCTCGCCCAGGCTCATGTCCCTGCCGTAGCCGTGTGCCTTGCCGTTCGTCCTCATGTCCTCATACCTTCACCGGGAACCGCCGCGCGTCTTTCAGACGATGGCGACCCCGACCGCCGTGATCACCAGGTTCGCCAGGGCCAGCGGCAACATCACCTTCCAACCCAGGCTCATGAGCTGGTCGTACCTGAAGCGCGGCAGCGTCCACCGCACCCAGACGAAGAACCAGCAGAAGAAGACCACCTTGCCCACGAACGCCCCGACCTGCAGCAGGGTGGCGAAGAGCGAAGCGCCGGCGGGGCCGACCCGCCACGGCGCGAGGGCGAACGAAGCCAGCGACAACGCGCCCACCACGGCGAAGAAGCCTCCCAGCAATCCCGGTTCGCGGTCGCGGGCATCGCCGAACTTCCCGCGTTCGCGGACCGCCCGCCTGAAGAAGAGCCACGCGATCACACCGGAAACGACCGCCTGGAGTCCGAGCACGAGCGGCAGCAGGGTGTCCGCGCCGGCCGTGATCGTCTGACGGGACAGCCAGGGAATGTTCCAGCCGCCGAAGAAGAGCGTCGCGATCAGCGCCGCACCGATCACCATGTTCGCGTATTCGGCCATGAAGAAGAGTGCGAACTTCATCGAGCTGTACTCGAGGTGGTAACCGGCGACGATCTCCGACTCGCCTTCCGGCAGGTCGAAGGGCGTCCGGTTGGTCTCGGCGAATATCGCGGTGATGAAGAGCAGCGCGCCCAGCGGCTGGATCACCACACCCCATTTGGGCAGGAACCCCCAGATCAGATCGCCCTGACCAGATACGATCTCCGTCAAGCGCAGAGACTGGAAGATCAGGAGCAGCCCCATGATGGCCAGTCCCATGCTGATCTCGTAGCTGATCATCTGCGAGGTCGAGCGCAGGGCGCCCAGGAACGCGTACTTGTTGTTCGAGGCCCAGCCGGCCATCACGATCCCGTAGGTACCGAGGCTGGCGATGGCGAACACGTAGAGGATGCCCACGTTCAGGTCCGCGACCACCAGGGGTATCTGTCGCCCGCCCACCTCCAGGTAGTCCCCGAAGGGGATCACCGCATAGGTGACGAGCGCGACGAAGAAGACCACGAACGGCGCCAGCGCATACAGGAACCCGTGCACTCCGTCGGGGCGCACGTCCTCCTTGAAGAGCAGTTTGACGACGTCGGCGATGGGATGCACGAGGCCGCCCAGTCTGATGCCGGCCACGCTGGCGCGGTTGGGCCCGGTCCGGTCCTGGATGAAGGCCGAGCCCTTGCGCTCGGCCCAGACCAGCACCGGGATCAGACCGATCACCAGGACCAGCATGAAGACGATCTTCAGCAGGGTCGCCACGACGAGCTCCATCACGCGTCACCCCCCGTTCCCACCGGCAGGGGCGCAACGCCGGCCGTGCCTAGGTCGTTCAAGTCGACGCCGGCGAGGGCCGGAGCCTGCTCCGCGGCCATACGGCGCACCTCCGGCAAACCGGCGGGTTGCTCCGCCGTCGTGAGCCGGCCCAGCCACCCGGCCAGGAAACGCCAGTCCTCGCGCGTCCGCTCCGGGCCGGCTACAGCGCGTCGGATCAGCTGGAACCGCCCCTGCGCGTTGACGAAGATGCCGTCCTTCTCGGCCCAGGCGCGCAGCGGCACGACGACCTGCGCCGCATGGGCGGTCGCATTCCGATGCGTGCCGAGGTAGACGAGGAAGCGTCCGGACGCCGCTTCCGCGAAACCGGGAGAGTCCGCGACGGGATCGCCGCCGTAGACGAGGACCCCGCCGGATGAACCCGCCGTGCGCGAGACCAGATCCGCAGCCGTCACTTCGGGCAGGTCGAGCCACTCGAGCGACTTGCGATTGGGCTTACGGTCGGCCGCGAGCAGCAGTTCGTCGCCCTCGCCGCGCCCCGATTCCGCGAGGCATCCCAGCACGCGGCCCTCACCGCACAGTACGCGTCCCAGCCGCGCGAAGAGGGCCAGCTCCTCCAGCGTCTGCCCGGGCGAGGCCAGAGCCAGGCCGCCTGGCGCGAACTCGGCGAGCCGGGCGTCCAACTCGGCCCACGCCGCTTCCCGCAGCGCGCCGTCGCGCTGGACGAGCGGCGACGCCAGGCGGCTCTCGGCATGCACCGCGCGGTATTCGAGGCGTCCGAGATCGCACATCCAGGGGCCGTTCACCTCGTCGTTGCGCCGCGGCTTGATGCGGTAGATGCGTTCCGCCTCGTGATCGACGCGGATGTTACAGCCTGTCGCGCAACCGGGGCAGACGGACTGCGTGCTGCGCAGCAGCCACACGCGCTTCTTGAAGCGGAAGTCGCGGCTGGTCAAGGCCCCCACGGGACAGATGTCGACCGTGTTCAAGCTGTAGTTGTTGTTGAGCTCCTTGCCCGGCGCGATGCCGATCTCGGCCCGGTCCCCCCTGTTGAAGACGCCGAGTTCGCCCGTACCGGTGATGTGATCGCAGAAACGCACGCAACGGCTGCAGAGCACGCAGCGTTCCTTGTCGAGGATCACGTGCGGCCCGATGACCTGGGCCTTCACCTTGTTGACCTTGTCGCCCTTGCTCACTTCCGACTCGTACAGGCCGTAAACCATGTATTGGTCCTGCAGGCCGCATTCCCCGGCCTGGTCGCAGATCGGACAGTCAACGGGGTGGTTGATCAGGTGCATCTCCAGGATCTGCCGGGCGGCCGTGCGCACGCGCTCGCTCCGCGTATGGACCACCATGCCCTCGCGGACGGTGGTGTTGCAGGCGATGGTCAGCTTGGGCATGCCCTCGATCTCGACCTGGCAGAGCCGGCAGACGCCGGCGACGGGGAGATCGGGATGGTAGCAGAAGTGCGGCAGGGCCTCGCCCCGCGCCTCGCGGCAGGCGTCGAAGAGCGAGGTGCCCTCGGGAAACACCAGTTCCCGGCCGTCTATCGTCAACTTGGTCATGTCGTCAACTCCTGATCTCGCGCGCCCAGCGCGAGTCCGGCCCCGGCTGCTTGCTCTCGTGTACCAGCGCTTCGAACTCGGGGCGGAAACGCTGCAGGAAACTCCGCATGGGCATCACCGCGGCGTCGGCCAGCGGGCAGATTGTCAACCCGGCCATGCCGTCGCACACTTTCGCCAGCAGGTCGATATCCTCCAGGGTCCCCTCGCCCCTGCGCAGGCGCCGCACGATCCGATGCAGCCACCCCGTGCCTTCCCGGCAGGGCGTGCACTGTCCGCACGATTCGTCCCAGTAGAAGTGCATGAGCACCTGTATCAGCTCCACCATGTCGCAGCGCGCGGGGATGATGATCATGCCGCCGGAGCCGAGCATGGTACCGGCCTCCTGGAGCGATTCGTAGTCCAGCCGCGTGTTCATGGCCTCTTCGGCGGTGAGCACGGGCACGGACGAACCGCCCATGATCACGGCCTTGAGCTCCTCCCCTGCGGCCATGCCCCCCAACCAGTCGTGGAAGAATTCCCTGAAGGGAAGCCCCATGGGGATCTCGTGCACGCCGGGATTGCGGACGGGACCGCTGACGCTGAAGAGCTTCGTGCCGGTGGATTTTTCGGTGCCGAAGCGCCGGTAGGCCTCGGGGCCCTCGTCGACGATGTACGTGACCGCGGCGACGGTCTCCACGTTGTTCACGATGGTCGGCTTCCCGAGGAATCCGGAGACCGCTGGGAAGGGCGGCTTGATCAGCGGCTGTCCCTTGTTGCCGGTCACGGAATTGATCAGCCCGGTCTCCTCGCCGCAGATGTAGGCGCCGGCCCCCTTGTGGACGATCATCTCGAGATCGTAGCCGCTGTCGAGGATGTTGCGGCCCAGGTAGCCGGCCGCGTAGGCCTCGTCGACGGCCTTCCGCACGCGGTCGATAAGCCAGCCGAACTCGCCGCGGATGTAGATGACGCAGAGGCAGGCGCTGACCGCGTAGGAGGAGATGATCGATCCCTCGATCACCGCATGGGGGTCGAAGTCGAGCAGGAAGCGGTCCTTGAAG
This region includes:
- a CDS encoding NADH-quinone oxidoreductase subunit I — its product is MSLGERVYVGEVLRGLLITIRHLLRNIFAMKDMPTVQYPEEKPRYSDRFRGRHRLMKRDDGSPRCVACMMCSTACPADCIHITAAEHPDPTIEKYPERFDIDLLRCVYCGLCEEACPCDAIRMDTGIYEIVADAREKFFVDKDFLLNDETRGTL
- a CDS encoding NADH-quinone oxidoreductase subunit H is translated as MMELVVATLLKIVFMLVLVIGLIPVLVWAERKGSAFIQDRTGPNRASVAGIRLGGLVHPIADVVKLLFKEDVRPDGVHGFLYALAPFVVFFVALVTYAVIPFGDYLEVGGRQIPLVVADLNVGILYVFAIASLGTYGIVMAGWASNNKYAFLGALRSTSQMISYEISMGLAIMGLLLIFQSLRLTEIVSGQGDLIWGFLPKWGVVIQPLGALLFITAIFAETNRTPFDLPEGESEIVAGYHLEYSSMKFALFFMAEYANMVIGAALIATLFFGGWNIPWLSRQTITAGADTLLPLVLGLQAVVSGVIAWLFFRRAVRERGKFGDARDREPGLLGGFFAVVGALSLASFALAPWRVGPAGASLFATLLQVGAFVGKVVFFCWFFVWVRWTLPRFRYDQLMSLGWKVMLPLALANLVITAVGVAIV
- a CDS encoding (2Fe-2S)-binding protein, which codes for MTKLTIDGRELVFPEGTSLFDACREARGEALPHFCYHPDLPVAGVCRLCQVEIEGMPKLTIACNTTVREGMVVHTRSERVRTAARQILEMHLINHPVDCPICDQAGECGLQDQYMVYGLYESEVSKGDKVNKVKAQVIGPHVILDKERCVLCSRCVRFCDHITGTGELGVFNRGDRAEIGIAPGKELNNNYSLNTVDICPVGALTSRDFRFKKRVWLLRSTQSVCPGCATGCNIRVDHEAERIYRIKPRRNDEVNGPWMCDLGRLEYRAVHAESRLASPLVQRDGALREAAWAELDARLAEFAPGGLALASPGQTLEELALFARLGRVLCGEGRVLGCLAESGRGEGDELLLAADRKPNRKSLEWLDLPEVTAADLVSRTAGSSGGVLVYGGDPVADSPGFAEAASGRFLVYLGTHRNATAHAAQVVVPLRAWAEKDGIFVNAQGRFQLIRRAVAGPERTREDWRFLAGWLGRLTTAEQPAGLPEVRRMAAEQAPALAGVDLNDLGTAGVAPLPVGTGGDA
- the nuoF gene encoding NADH-quinone oxidoreductase subunit NuoF; amino-acid sequence: MNRDECRILSKRFGTRDGHKLPVYEAQGGYRALRKALAELDPPKVTELVKDSGLRGRGGAGFPAGVKWGFVPKDASAVYFMVNADESEPGTFKDRFLLDFDPHAVIEGSIISSYAVSACLCVIYIRGEFGWLIDRVRKAVDEAYAAGYLGRNILDSGYDLEMIVHKGAGAYICGEETGLINSVTGNKGQPLIKPPFPAVSGFLGKPTIVNNVETVAAVTYIVDEGPEAYRRFGTEKSTGTKLFSVSGPVRNPGVHEIPMGLPFREFFHDWLGGMAAGEELKAVIMGGSSVPVLTAEEAMNTRLDYESLQEAGTMLGSGGMIIIPARCDMVELIQVLMHFYWDESCGQCTPCREGTGWLHRIVRRLRRGEGTLEDIDLLAKVCDGMAGLTICPLADAAVMPMRSFLQRFRPEFEALVHESKQPGPDSRWAREIRS